A DNA window from Hydrogenophaga taeniospiralis contains the following coding sequences:
- the phoB gene encoding phosphate regulon transcriptional regulator PhoB: protein MRKLPRVLVVEDEPAIAELIAVNLRHNGFAPTVVFDGAAAQREVDAVLPDVILLDWMLPGESGATLARQWRKQERTKTVPILMLTARSDESDKVQGLDAGADDYITKPFSTQELLARIRAVLRRRAPEIVKDSVQVGDLSLDAGTYRITFRGAELKVGPTEFKLLHYLMKHAERVHTRGTLLDKIWGDHVFIEERTVDVHVKRLRESLGEAAGMVETVRGAGYRLTALNSTGRPAQGTDTATA from the coding sequence GTGAGAAAACTGCCACGCGTGCTGGTCGTGGAGGACGAGCCGGCGATCGCCGAGTTGATCGCCGTCAACCTGCGGCACAACGGGTTTGCACCCACCGTGGTGTTCGACGGCGCGGCGGCTCAGCGCGAGGTCGATGCGGTGCTGCCCGACGTGATCCTGCTCGACTGGATGCTGCCCGGCGAGAGCGGAGCCACACTGGCGCGCCAGTGGCGCAAGCAGGAGCGCACCAAGACCGTGCCGATTCTCATGCTGACCGCGCGCAGCGACGAGTCCGACAAGGTGCAGGGACTCGATGCCGGGGCGGACGACTACATCACCAAACCGTTCTCCACCCAGGAACTGCTCGCGCGCATCCGCGCCGTGCTGCGCCGCCGCGCGCCCGAGATCGTGAAAGACTCGGTGCAGGTGGGCGATCTGTCCCTGGACGCGGGCACCTACCGCATCACGTTTCGCGGGGCCGAACTCAAGGTCGGTCCGACCGAATTCAAGCTCCTGCACTACCTCATGAAGCACGCTGAGCGGGTGCACACCCGTGGTACGCTGCTTGACAAGATCTGGGGAGATCATGTCTTCATCGAGGAGCGAACCGTGGACGTGCATGTCAAACGTTTGAGGGAATCACTGGGCGAAGCCGCGGGCATGGTGGAGACCGTGCGCGGCGCTGGCTACCGCCTCACGGCGTTGAACTCCACGGGACGTCCGGCCCAGGGCACAGACACCGCCACCGCATGA
- the phoU gene encoding phosphate signaling complex protein PhoU: MSDKHISSQFDAELNSISTHVLEMGGLVESQLHQAVYALVNLSTESADQVLANEAKINQMEMQIDHEIISTIGRRQPTARDLRFLMAISRTTQNLERAGDEVARIARMVKSIIQSGSPRNLPSKELRVAADLAAALLRKTLDSFARLDTAMAVSIIKEDHQIDDEYNGFMRKLITYIMEDPRTISPSLDLLFLAKSIERVGDHAKNIAEQIIFIVMGEDVRHTSMDKVESVVG; encoded by the coding sequence ATGAGCGACAAACACATCTCCAGCCAGTTCGACGCGGAACTGAACTCCATCTCCACCCACGTCCTGGAAATGGGCGGGCTGGTCGAATCGCAGCTGCACCAGGCGGTGTACGCGCTGGTCAACCTGAGCACCGAGTCGGCCGACCAGGTGCTGGCCAATGAGGCAAAAATCAACCAGATGGAAATGCAGATCGATCACGAGATCATCTCCACCATCGGCCGGAGGCAACCCACGGCGCGCGATCTGCGCTTTCTGATGGCCATTTCGCGCACCACGCAGAACCTGGAGCGCGCCGGTGACGAGGTGGCGCGCATCGCGCGCATGGTCAAATCGATCATCCAGAGCGGCTCGCCGCGCAATCTGCCGAGCAAGGAGCTGCGCGTGGCGGCCGATCTGGCCGCGGCTCTGCTGCGCAAGACGCTGGATTCGTTCGCCCGGCTCGACACCGCCATGGCCGTGTCCATCATCAAGGAAGATCACCAGATCGACGACGAGTACAACGGCTTCATGCGCAAGCTGATCACCTACATCATGGAAGATCCCCGGACGATCTCGCCCAGCCTGGACCTGCTGTTCCTGGCCAAGTCGATCGAGCGCGTGGGCGACCACGCGAAGAACATCGCCGAGCAGATCATCTTCATCGTGATGGGCGAGGACGTGCGCCACACGTCCATGGACAAGGTGGAGTCGGTGGTCGGATGA
- the pstB gene encoding phosphate ABC transporter ATP-binding protein PstB: MTNTATPARNALELRNLNFFYGKFQGLKQVNMNIEERKVTAFIGPSGCGKSTLLRTLNRMYSLYPGQRAEGQINFYGQNILDDKQDINLLRARIGMVFQKPTPFPMSIYDNIAFGVKLYENLSSDDMDDRVEWALTKAALWNEVKDKLNQSGLSLSGGQQQRLCIARSVAVKPSVLLLDEPTSALDPISTGKVEELVHELKQDYTIAIVTHNMQQAARCSDYTAYMYLGELIEFGATEQIFFKPTKTETEDYITGRFG, translated from the coding sequence ATGACCAACACCGCCACGCCCGCCAGGAACGCGCTGGAACTGCGCAACCTGAATTTTTTCTACGGCAAGTTCCAGGGCCTCAAGCAGGTCAACATGAACATCGAGGAACGCAAGGTCACGGCCTTCATCGGCCCGTCGGGCTGTGGCAAGTCCACACTGCTGCGCACGCTCAACCGCATGTACAGCCTGTACCCGGGCCAGCGCGCCGAAGGCCAGATCAACTTCTACGGCCAGAACATCCTGGACGACAAGCAGGACATCAACCTGCTGCGCGCCCGCATCGGCATGGTGTTCCAGAAGCCCACACCGTTCCCGATGTCGATCTACGACAACATCGCCTTCGGCGTGAAGCTCTACGAGAATCTGAGCAGCGACGACATGGACGACCGGGTCGAGTGGGCGCTGACGAAGGCGGCCCTGTGGAACGAGGTGAAGGACAAGCTCAACCAGAGCGGCCTGTCGCTCTCCGGCGGCCAGCAGCAGCGCCTGTGCATCGCGCGCAGCGTGGCGGTCAAGCCCTCGGTGCTGTTGCTCGATGAGCCGACCTCGGCGCTGGACCCGATCTCCACCGGCAAGGTGGAAGAACTGGTGCACGAGCTCAAGCAGGACTACACCATCGCCATCGTCACGCACAACATGCAGCAGGCCGCGCGCTGCAGCGACTACACCGCCTACATGTACCTGGGTGAGCTGATCGAATTCGGTGCCACCGAACAGATCTTCTTCAAGCCCACCAAGACAGAGACCGAGGACTACATCACCGGACGGTTCGGCTGA
- the pstA gene encoding phosphate ABC transporter permease PstA, with protein MELNQSLYRQRRWTNAIGLTLSMASMALGLAVLLWILVVLFSNGVAALDWNMFTQSTPAPGTEGGGLANAIVGSLLMVGFSVLVSTPIGILAGVYLAEYGDQSKTAELTRFVTDIMLSAPSIVLGLFVYAIAVATVGTFSGWAGTLALSLIAVPVVVRTTENMLRLVPGSLREAAFALGAPRWKVATMVTLRAARSGVMTGLLLAVARISGETAPLLFTALNNQFFSTDMSRPMANLPVVIFQFAMSPYDNWIRLAWGGALLITLSVLVLNIVARVFLREKNTA; from the coding sequence ATGGAACTCAATCAATCGCTCTACCGCCAGCGCCGCTGGACCAACGCCATCGGTCTGACCCTGTCAATGGCGTCCATGGCGCTGGGCCTCGCGGTGCTGTTGTGGATTCTGGTCGTGCTGTTCAGCAACGGCGTTGCCGCGCTCGACTGGAACATGTTCACCCAGTCCACCCCCGCGCCGGGCACCGAAGGCGGTGGCCTGGCCAACGCCATCGTCGGCAGCCTGCTGATGGTCGGTTTTTCGGTGCTGGTGTCCACCCCGATCGGCATCTTGGCCGGGGTGTACCTGGCCGAATACGGCGACCAGAGCAAGACCGCCGAGCTGACCCGCTTCGTCACCGACATCATGCTGTCGGCACCTTCCATCGTGCTGGGTCTGTTCGTGTATGCCATCGCGGTGGCCACGGTGGGCACCTTCTCGGGCTGGGCCGGCACGCTGGCGCTGTCGCTGATCGCCGTCCCGGTGGTCGTGCGCACCACCGAAAACATGCTGCGCCTGGTGCCCGGCAGCCTGCGCGAAGCGGCCTTCGCGCTGGGCGCGCCGCGCTGGAAGGTCGCCACCATGGTGACCTTGCGCGCGGCCCGCAGCGGCGTCATGACCGGCCTGTTGCTGGCCGTGGCCCGCATCAGCGGCGAAACCGCGCCGCTGCTCTTCACCGCGCTGAACAACCAGTTCTTCAGCACCGACATGAGTCGCCCCATGGCCAACCTGCCGGTGGTGATCTTCCAGTTCGCGATGAGCCCGTACGACAACTGGATCCGCCTGGCCTGGGGCGGCGCGCTGCTCATCACCCTGTCGGTGCTGGTGCTCAACATCGTGGCCCGTGTGTTCCTGCGCGAGAAGAACACCGCCTGA
- the pstC gene encoding phosphate ABC transporter permease subunit PstC: MPLETGNPNMVSIARRQRLQDIVFHRLTQGFSLLVLMALLGIIVSLFINAWPAFQKFGLKFIWYVEWDIINEEFGAAIAIVGTLASATIALLIAVPLAFGIALFLTETCPTWLRRPLGTAIELLAAVPSIIYGMFGLFVFAPLFADYAQVPMQNVLGGMPLIGFLFGGSTNGFGILAAGIVLAFMVLPFVAAVMRDVFEIVPPILRESAYGLGCTTWEVVRKVVLPYTQKGVIGGVMLGLGRALGETMAVTFVIGNANRMPTSLFSPGTSIASTLANEFGEAADFHISALFALGFLLFVITFIVLGLAKWMLLRAEKAKGL, translated from the coding sequence ATGCCCCTTGAAACGGGCAACCCCAACATGGTGTCGATCGCCAGAAGGCAACGACTCCAGGACATCGTCTTTCACCGTTTGACCCAGGGCTTTTCGCTGCTGGTGCTGATGGCCCTGCTGGGCATCATCGTTTCGCTGTTCATCAACGCCTGGCCGGCGTTCCAGAAATTCGGCCTGAAGTTCATCTGGTACGTTGAGTGGGACATCATCAACGAAGAGTTCGGTGCCGCGATCGCCATCGTGGGCACCCTGGCCAGCGCCACCATCGCGCTGCTGATCGCCGTGCCGCTGGCCTTCGGCATCGCGCTGTTCCTGACCGAAACCTGCCCCACCTGGCTGCGCCGCCCGCTGGGCACCGCCATCGAGCTGCTGGCGGCCGTGCCGTCCATCATCTACGGCATGTTCGGTCTGTTCGTGTTCGCGCCGCTGTTCGCCGACTACGCCCAGGTGCCGATGCAGAACGTGCTGGGTGGCATGCCGCTGATCGGTTTCCTGTTCGGCGGCAGCACCAACGGTTTCGGCATTCTGGCCGCGGGCATCGTGCTGGCGTTCATGGTGCTGCCTTTCGTGGCGGCGGTGATGCGCGACGTGTTCGAGATCGTGCCACCCATCCTGCGCGAATCGGCCTACGGCCTGGGCTGCACGACCTGGGAAGTGGTGCGCAAGGTGGTGCTGCCTTACACGCAAAAGGGCGTGATCGGCGGGGTCATGCTGGGGTTGGGCCGTGCGCTGGGCGAGACCATGGCGGTCACCTTCGTGATCGGCAACGCCAACCGCATGCCCACCTCGCTGTTTTCACCCGGCACCTCGATCGCGTCCACGCTGGCCAACGAGTTTGGTGAGGCGGCCGACTTCCACATCTCCGCGCTGTTCGCGCTGGGTTTCCTGCTGTTCGTCATCACCTTCATCGTGCTCGGCCTGGCCAAGTGGATGCTGTTGCGGGCCGAAAAGGCCAAGGGTCTCTGA
- the pstS gene encoding phosphate ABC transporter substrate-binding protein PstS, whose protein sequence is MNTKRTLLKTIAAAAFASMAMGSALAADITGAGATFPFPVYAKWAEAYKAATGTGLNYQSIGSSGGLKQIRAKTVTFGASDAPVKGEELDKDGMVQFPAIIGGTVPVVNLEGFKPGELRVTGPVLADMFLGNISNWNDPKLAALNPGKKLPDQAITIVHRADGSGTTYNWTDYLTTISKDWADKVGKGAAVKWPAASSVGGKGNEGVAANVNRVKGALGYVEYAYVKKNKMNFMQLQNAEGKYVSPDDKTFASAAAGADWFSVPGMGVSMVNAKGAESWPVSTASFILMYKQPADKVASAEALKFFDWAFKNGKQLASDLDYVPLPDSLTDQIRAKVWNQVQK, encoded by the coding sequence ATGAACACCAAACGCACCCTGCTGAAAACCATCGCCGCTGCGGCATTCGCCTCCATGGCCATGGGCTCGGCCCTGGCCGCCGACATCACCGGTGCCGGCGCCACCTTCCCGTTCCCGGTCTACGCCAAGTGGGCCGAAGCCTACAAGGCAGCCACCGGCACGGGTCTGAACTACCAGTCCATCGGCTCTTCGGGTGGTCTCAAGCAGATCCGCGCCAAGACCGTGACCTTCGGTGCCTCGGACGCCCCGGTCAAGGGTGAAGAGCTGGACAAGGACGGCATGGTCCAGTTCCCGGCCATCATCGGTGGCACCGTGCCCGTGGTGAACCTGGAAGGCTTCAAGCCGGGCGAGTTGCGCGTGACCGGCCCCGTGCTGGCCGACATGTTCCTGGGCAACATCAGCAACTGGAACGACCCCAAGCTGGCCGCACTGAACCCGGGCAAGAAGCTGCCCGACCAGGCCATCACCATCGTGCACCGCGCCGATGGTTCGGGCACCACCTACAACTGGACCGACTACCTGACGACCATCAGCAAGGATTGGGCGGACAAGGTCGGCAAGGGCGCCGCCGTCAAGTGGCCCGCCGCTTCGTCGGTGGGTGGCAAGGGCAACGAAGGCGTGGCCGCCAACGTGAACCGCGTCAAGGGTGCGCTGGGTTACGTGGAATACGCCTACGTGAAGAAGAACAAGATGAACTTCATGCAGCTGCAGAATGCCGAAGGCAAGTACGTCAGTCCTGACGACAAGACCTTCGCCTCCGCCGCGGCCGGCGCTGACTGGTTCAGCGTGCCGGGCATGGGCGTGTCCATGGTGAACGCCAAGGGCGCCGAGAGCTGGCCCGTCAGCACCGCTTCGTTTATCCTGATGTACAAGCAGCCTGCCGACAAGGTGGCGTCCGCCGAAGCGCTCAAGTTCTTCGACTGGGCCTTCAAGAACGGCAAGCAGCTGGCTTCCGACCTCGATTACGTGCCGCTGCCCGACTCCCTGACCGATCAGATCCGCGCCAAGGTCTGGAACCAGGTCCAGAAATAA